The genomic segment GCCACGCAGATCGACCGCCATCATCAGCGCATCGCCCGGCTTTGCATTGAAACTCGATAGCAATGCTTTAGCGCGTCCGACAATCGACACCGCCAGTTGTGCCGCATCGCTGCGCGCATTCGTGTGACCGCCGACAATCGGCACGCCATACGCAATTGAAGCGGCCGCCATCCCTGCCAGCACCTGCTCCGCCGCGCCGATGTCGCGGCTCCATAGCGCGTCGACAACGGCCAGCGGCCTGCCGCCCATTGCATAGATATCGCTGACGTTGACCATCACGCTGCTGTAGCCCGCGAACCACGGCATTGCGCTGACAAAATCGCTGACCATGCCTTCGATCGCGAACAGGAGATAACCGTCTCCATCGGCGAGCGCCGCGCAATCGTCGCCAAGCGCAACGGCTTGAGCCAGATCGCGCGCGCCGCCGGGCAAGCGACGCGCGAGCGAGCCGACCACACGGGCAATATCTGTCTTGTGCCGGAACCCGCGGCTTTCGCGCAAGCTGGCGACGAGATCGGCCACGCTCATGGTGTTCGCGCCACTCATGCCACTCATGCCGCCCTCCGCAGCGAAGAACGAGCCGACTGCTGCGTCAGCGTGACGAAACCGCCGTGCGGTGTAACGCACGGCGGGTACGCATCCATCTGCGCCTGCATCAGATGATGCGGCCTGCCCAGCAGCATCTCTTCGGCCAGCACGTCCCAGTGCATCGCCTGAAATAGCGGCACATTCTGACTCTGCACGTGAGCGAGAAACGTCTCGCAACCGAGCGCATTTGCACTGCTCACAGCGAGGCGAATCAGCGTCGCGCCGATCTTTCCATAGCGGCGAAACGC from the Paraburkholderia fungorum genome contains:
- a CDS encoding sll0787 family AIR synthase-like protein, with the protein product MSVADLVASLRESRGFRHKTDIARVVGSLARRLPGGARDLAQAVALGDDCAALADGDGYLLFAIEGMVSDFVSAMPWFAGYSSVMVNVSDIYAMGGRPLAVVDALWSRDIGAAEQVLAGMAAASIAYGVPIVGGHTNARSDAAQLAVSIVGRAKALLSSFNAKPGDALMMAVDLRGRFEEPYPFWNASVDAPSERLRADLELLPQLAESGLCDAAKDISMAGTLGTALMLLECSKVGARIDLTRIPKPTDVALSRWVTAFPSFGYLLSVRQENVAAVQALFDSRALACAVIGVVDDSLEVSLHRQNDSTVLWDFKREPFIVAKEGAR